The Nostoc sp. 'Lobaria pulmonaria (5183) cyanobiont' DNA window TTCTCCTGCAAAGTTATCAGACATTTGCCGGTGTGGACATTCCATAACTTCACTGTTTGGTCTTCACTGCCACTAGCTAAAGTTTGACCATCCGGGCTAAAGGCAACTGACCTTACCCAATTGCTATGTCCGTCCAAGGTTTTGAGGCAATTACCGTCATGAACATCCCATAACTTCACTGTTTGGTCATCACTGCCACTAGCCAAAGTTTGACCATCGGGACTGAAGGCAACTGATTTTACCCAACTACTATGTCCAGTACAGCTCAAAAGTAGCTTTCCATCATCAACTTGCCACAAGTAAGTCTTGCCATCAGCATCACCCGTAGCCAAAAGTTTTCCATTGGGGCTAAATGCTACTGAGGAAACACTAACTAATGTTTCGGAAAAAACGGACTTAGCTAAATCAGCATTGGTAAAATTTACTCGATGCAAATTCACACCTTGTAAATATGCTTGCCAAATAGTCAGATGAGAAAAGTCATAGCCGCTAAAATCAATTTGTAGTTGACAAAGAATATTTAACAGATTTCCACCTGCATATCCTGCTGTTTGGGGAATCTGTTGCAGGGACAATAAAATTTGATATAGATGATGTTCAATATTTCTAGCATATCTAAAAATAGTTGATAACCTATCTATAATTGGTTTGATAATTAGGGTAATCTGAGTGTTTCTAATATAATCTTTGGCCGTAGCTTCCATTAAAGCATGGCTCGTAAATAGTCTAATATTACAAGTGGTAATTTCGTGACAAACCTGTTCAATCAGTTGGTCAGTCATGTATTCCATGACCACAGACTGGAGGGTAAAAAGTGCTGTTCTTTGTTCAATTAGCGATCGCCTCCGTAGTGATTCTAGCGCCTCCATGACTTCCCTTTTGGGCAAGGTACGCACAAGAGCGTTTAGCAATTCGTCGAGAGAAACTAACTCGCGCTTGATTGCTAGCCAATAAATTATTTCTTTTTCGATCTCTGACAACCGCTCAAATTGCTGGTCTAGTAAATTCCGGGTGTCGCCAAAAATTATTTCTCCTTCAGTCAGAAAAGCAGCGATATCACCATCAAATAACTCCCGAATTGGCTCAGAAACTAGCTTTAATGCTAAAGGATTGCCTGAATACTTCTCAACTAGCTTGGCCCATTCCTGTTGTGAGCCAAATAACCCTTTATCTTGGAGAATTTCTTGCCCTTCTATTTCTCCTAAGCCAACTAATGATAATGTTCTGACTGGTGATGCTTTTCCCTCTAAAGGCGCAAATTCTTTTGGTTTTTCGCGAGATGTCAGCACCAAACAGCTTTGATGTGCTTCTTCCCCTACCCGCCTAAGTAGTTGACCATAATCTTCATATTCTTGTCTATATTGTCCAGCGCGATCGCCTTCTTGTAAAATTGTCTCTGTATTATCAAATACCACCAGACAACGACGCTCTCGTAAATAATTAATCAGCAGCGTTACTCTACCATCTACGGTTTCTGGCAAATCTGTTTCCCTCTCATCAGATAAAAATCCGATTAGGTTCGCTAACATCTCTGCAACAGGTGGCGCATTGCGGAGACTTCGCCAAATCAAATATTCAAAATTCTCCTGAACTTCCTTTGCCAGTTTCACAGATAAAGCAGTTTTGCCGATTCCGCCCATTCCCAATATTGCCACTAGTTGGCAGTTATCCTCGATTAGCCACTGCCTTAGCCCAGACAATTCTGCTACACGTCCATAAAAAACGCAGACACCAGGCGCTTCACCCCAATCTTGGCGATTTTGGGTAATATTCAGCAAAGATGCTTGATACTCAGATTCTATAACTTGCTGTAACTTAGTGAGCTTACCTGGGCCGCTACCAGTAACATTAAATTTCTTGTAAACTTCGCTTAATCTTTTGCGTACTGCCTCGGCGCTGATTGCCAATTTTTTAGCGATCGCATTTGGTGATTGTCCCTCAACAGCATATAAAAACACTTCGATCTCGCTGTTAGACAAGCACAGTTTTTCGGCAAAAGCCAAAAGAACGTTTTCGGGAATGACACTCATACTCACACAAAGACAGATTACAAACCAATGTTATCTCACATAGTGAGATAACATTACTGCCAATCTTGTATCCCCTCAATATTTCAGGGTAAACATTTGCTGTGGGAATGCTTTGTTGGGGCTTTGTCGTTTTTTCTCTGACAAGGTGCGCGATCGCGCGGTTGAGTTAGTGTACCTCACTTAGGAACGTGAATTAAATAAAATGCAAAACTTAATCTTGTATCTAGCTTCCCTCTCCTTTATAAGGAGAGGGATTGAGGGTGAGGTAAGCCAAGGACATAAATTGATATGTTATTTAATTCTTATTCCTTAAATACATTGAGTCTACTTTCTTTGTGCAACTGGCTGCACGCGCAAACCCTCTGTCTCATCAACCGTAGGAGTGGCAATCAACGATTCATTTCCTGTCAGACCTGATGTAATTTCTACTTCAGTACCATAATCTCGCCCAACGGCAACTTTTTGATAATGCACTGTATGATCTTTGGTTACAGTTGCTACCTGCGTACCTCCGCCATTAACGACTAAGGCACTATCTGGCACGATAAAAGGAGGATTAGTGCGGTTAATCGCAAATCTGACATTGGCATACATCCCAGGTCGCAGCGTCGCGTCTAAATTCTGCACTTCTAATTGTGTCAGTAAAGTGCGAGTAGTTGGGTCTATAGCGTTGCTAGTACGTATTACTTTACCCGTAAACACTCGTTGGGGTAACTCTCTGACTGTAATTTGTGCTGTTTGTCCAGTTTGAAGTGACTGTGATAAACTCTGGGGAACACTCACATTTACGTTTAGATTATCATAAGCAGCAATAGTATAAAGGCTGGTATTGCTAGTGTTGGTGTTGCTGGTACTGTTACTGGTGTTGCCATTACCTGCTGAAATTAAAACACCTGTATTGACATTACGTGCAGTAATCACTCCTGCAAAAGGAGCAGTGACTTTCTTATAAGACTGCAAAACAGTATTACGCTGGAAGTTTGCTTGAATGGCGTAGGCGTTAGCTTGTGCTGCTTTGACGTTAGCAGAGTCAGAATTGATAGTATTTTTTGCTGCCTCAACGTTGGCAAGATTAGCCTGATATGTGGCATATCTTGTATCTGCATCTTGTTGAGGCACTGCACCTTGCTTGACAAGAACACTCCAGCGCTGCCAACTCTGACGTGCGATCAATAGATTAGCCTGGGCTTGCTTCAAATCAGAAACGCTTTTAGCTAAACTAGCACGAGTTTGAGATACATTGGCTTGTGCTTGTGCTACCTCTGCCTTCGCTTGCAAAACTTGCTGATCTATGTCTGGTGAATCAATTTCTGCTAACAACTGACCGGCTTGGACGCGATCGCCAATATCTGCGTACCACCGCTTTAAATACCCAGTACTGCGAGCGTAGATAGTCGTTTGATTCAGGGCTACAACACTGCCAGGTAGTTCCAATTTGGTAGCACCAGTAGCGCGACGGGGAGTGATTACGTTGATCGAGGGTAGGGTGCTTGCTTCTTTGACTGCTGCTTGTAATTCTGACTTTTGGCTTAATCGGGGTAGAATGCCTATGGCCAGTAAGCCACCAAAAAAAACAGCACCAATTACAGCCCAACCAATTGCACCGATACCGCGCCTGTGTTTTTTAGAAGTCGTTTGTTGTTCAGAATCAGGAGATGGACGATGCTGAGAATCCATAGGTAAACTGTCCTGTATTATCTAAGAAAGCAGAAATTTAGCAGCTAGAGTCATTACCATTATTAAACTTCTTGCAAAAGTAGGATAAGGGGTAAGAGGTAAAGAGGAAAGCGGCTCAGAAAAAAGCCTTTCCCTTTGACCTTTTCCCTTTCCCCTACGGTGTACACACAAGTTTTTGACCTGCACTTTAATTGCATCGACTTGCACTTTAATTGCATCGACTTGCACTTTAATTGCATTGACCTGCACCTTAATTGCATCGACTTGCACTTTAATTGCATCGACCTACACTTTAATTGCATTGACCTACACTTTAATTGCATCGACCTGCACCTTAATTGCATTGACTTGCAAAAATTAATCTACCCTACGTTACGTAGTAACTTTAAGAGATTTATGTGTACACCGTAGCTCTTATATGCTATGACTTGCCTTGAGATGATGACAACGAATATGCTGTCTGCGAATCTGAGAAATTTAAATCATCATCATCCTGATCGATAGGACGAGGTTGTTGACGCCGTAACATGCTATATACCACAGGTACAAAGATCAGAGTAGCAACTGTTGCAGCTGACAAGCCACCAATTACAGCGCGACCCAAGGGTGCATTCTGTTCACCACCTTCACCAAGACCAAGAGACATTGGCACCATGCCGATGAGCATGGCTAAGGCAGTCATCAACACAGGACGCAACCTTGTATAGCCTGCCGCGAGAGCTGCTTTATAGGCATTTTCCCCTTCCTGACGCTGGTCATTAGCAAAAGTGATCATTAAAATACTGTTGGATGTCGCCACACCGATACTCATAATTGCACCCATTAACGAAGGAACGCTGAAAGTGGTGCGGGTGACAAACAGCATCCAAACGATCCCTGCTAAAGCACTTGGCAGCGCCATCATAATAATCAGGGGATCGAGCCAAGATTGGAAGTTCACCACCATTAAGCAGTAAACCAACACAATTGCAAACACAAGTCCTAAACCAAGTCCCAGAAAGGAAGAGTTCATCGTTTGCACTTGCCCACGGACATTAATCTGACTTCCCTTAGGCAATTTTTTCTGATAATCAGCGATGATTCGATTTACATCGCTGGCAACTCCCCCAAGGTCACGGCCAGAGGAGTTAGCGTAGATATCGAAAACTGGCTGAATGTTGTAATGATTCACAACTTGCATCACTGTGTCGCGTTTGACACTAGCCAAATTACCCAAAAGTTGAGGTGCAGTTTGACCGTTGCCAACTGGCGTATTTTTTAGGCTGTCAATAGAGTCAAGTTTGTACTGAGGAACTTGTACAGCAAGGGTGTAACTCACGCCTTTTTTGGGATCTAGCCACTGGTTAATTGCAGCTTGACCGCTTGAACTTAAGGAAGTAAGAACGCTATTGGCAACATCACGCTGGGTCATACCCAGTTGTTGAGCCTCGGTGCGATCTACATCAAGACGTAATTTGGGAGCATCGACAACTTGCTGAAGATGTACATCTACAGCCCCAGGAATGCGCGTCATCCGAGCGGCGATTTGTTGGGCAATTTCAAAGTTGCCCTTTGAGTTTTTCAGAGGGCCAGATATTTGCACGTCAACAGCAGCAGGCAAACCGAAATTAAGAATTTGAGTTACGATATCAGCCGGCTCAAAAAAGAAAGTGTAGCTGGGAAATGTCGCTTTCAATTTCTGGCGGAGTTCCTTGACGTAAGAAAAAGTTGCACCAGATTCTTTTAAAGACACAAGAATATCAGCATCAGCCGATCCAATTGTGGCACCGTTGTAGCCATAAGTAAGGTTAATGCCACTGGTGGGTAAGCCGATGTTATCCAGAATTAGAGAGAGATTCTCTTTCGGTACAGTCTGGCGGATAACGCCTTCGACTTGGCTGACAATTCTTTCTGTCTCTTCCAAACGAGTCCCAGGTAAGGCTCGAACATGAAGGCTAAACTGACCACCATCGACTTCAGGGAAAAAGTCTTGACCGACGAATGGCAACAAAACTCCTGCACTGACGATAAAAGCACCAAATAACACAAAGACTATGCGGCGGTGATTTAATGCTGAGGTCAGGAGATTATAGTACCAACTGCGAAGTTTCTCAAATTGCCGGTTAAACTTTTCGTGTAGCCGCCATATCCAATCTTTCTTCACAGATTTGGCAGTTGTCGTTGTTGCTTCTGACTTTTGGTGGTGGTTGTCGTGACCATTATTGTTTTGGACTGGCGAATCAGTATGGTGGTCGCGATTATCATGGATTTCGACTAGTGAAGAATGGCTGTGGTGATTGTCGCGACCATTATTGTTTTGGACTGGCGAATCACTATGGTGGTTGTCGCGACCATTATTGTTTTGAACTGGCGAATCAGTATGGTGGTTGTCGCTATGACCATTATGATCCTCGCTTTCTCTATGCCAGTCTACTTCAGCTGGTAAAAGATAGCTTGCCATTGTCGGGACTACAGTCCGAGATAGCACATAGGAAGCAAGCATCCCAAATACTACCGCCATCGCTAGGGGGACAAATAGGTACTTTGCCACTCCACTGAGAAACACGACCGGCACAAAGACAATACAAATACATAATGTTGCTACAAGTGCTGGAGTGGCGATTTGCTGCGCCCCATCTAAGATTGCTCGCTTGATGGGTTTACCTTGTCCGAGATTTCGGTGGATATTTTCAATTTCTACTGTGGCATCATCTACAAGAATACCAACAGCTAAGGACAAACCACCTAAGGTCATGATATTGAAAGTTTGTCCCAAACGACTCATCACAATAATTGAAACTAGCATCGACAGAGGAATCGATATGGCTACAATTACCGTGCTGCGCCAACTTCCCAGGAAAATCAAAATCATCACCGCAGTCAGACAGGCTGCAATCAATCCTTCTTTGAGAACACCTTCAATCGAAGCTTTCACAAATATAGATTGATCGAACAAAAACGCTAAATTCAGTTCTGGGGGTAAGGTGGATTGGATGCGAGGCAAAGTTTTTTTAACCCGCTCGATCACATCAATCGTTGAGGCATTGCCACTCTTCAAAATACTAAGTAAGCTCGATCGCCTGCCATTCTGACGTACAATGTTCGATTGCACGCCAAAGCCATCTCTTACCTGGGCGACATCACGAATGGAAATGACAGTACCATTAATTTGCTTAATCGGCAAATCGTTGAGGGCTTCCACCACACTTGGACTATTGTTGATTTGTACGGCGAAGTTGCGATCGCCTATTTTCATATCGCCTGCGGGCAAAACCAGGTTTTGGGCACTGACAGCATTAGTCACGTCTTGAGCAGAAACGCCATTAGCCAACATCGCTTGGGGATCGATATCAACCATAATTTGCCGAGGTTTACCACCATAAGGCAGAGGTATACTCGCTCCTTGCACTGTTGCTAATTGGGTGCGGACGAAGTTGGTAGCATAGTCGAAAAGTGCTTCTTCCGGTAAGCTTTTGCTACTGACACTCATCTGGATAATCGGCACCGAAGAAGCGTTGTATTGAATAATGAATGGCGGTGTGATCCCAGGTGGCAAAGGGCGAAGAATTGTTTGGCTGACAGAGGTAATTTGAGCAACTGCTGAGGCGATATTGGCGTTAGGTTGGAAGAAAACTTTGACAACGCTAACACCACTTAAAGATTGAGACTCAATGTGTTCGATGTCACCAACGGTTGTTGTCATAGCACGTTCGCTAATGGTGACGATTCGCTGTGCCATTTCCTCTGATGTGGTACCAGTGTAAGTCCAAACTACGCTGACAACCGGAATGTTAATTGCGGGAAAAATGTCAACTGGTGTACTAAATATCGTGACTGCACCCAGGATCGCAATCATCAAAGCAGCGATCGCGAATGTATACGGAAGACGTAAAGCAATTTTGACGATCCACATAGTTAATTAGGATACTTCAAAAGTTTTTTCTGTTAAAGCTGACTGAGGTTGACGTTTGAGCTAATTGAAGTTGTTCTGTTTGGAGTTGCTCAATTAGCCACTCAATTTCTGATTTGATCACTTCAACTGCGCGCTTTTGCACTTTTGCTTGATATAAATCATCAGTAACTTCAAGTGCTTTTTTCTCTGCAAGGCGTAACTGACATAACATCAATCGATGTTCAATTAACTGGACTCGTTCTTCGGGTAATAAATGACTAAAGAAAAAAAATTTGATGAAGAATCGCGATCGCATATTCACCCAGCTTTCATGAGGATATGCCAGCATCTCTTGATACCAAGTGGTTTTGCCGAGGGGTGTAATCTCATATACCTTTCCACACTGTCCACCTTCTTCTCCTTGTTCTGCACATAGGATCGCTTCACCTTGTTCTTCCATGCGCTTCAAAAGAGGATAAATCGCACCATAGTTGACACAAATACTGCAACTCATAAACATCTCTAGTTGCTGCTTGAGCCGATAACCATTTAATGGCTCTCGCTGTAATAAACCTAATACTGCCAACTTCAGCATTCTGATATATCAATCTGATATGTTGATTAACCATATCAAATTGAGCTTTTTTAGCCAAGTACTTAAGGTTCAATTGTCAGCATTCTCTGTGATACCGCAGGATACTAGCCAGATAAGTTACCTGTGGGCTAGTTAGGGACAAGTGAGACGCTCACCTCACAATAGGTAGTTGAGTATTTTTTTATTTGAAAGTCCCTTACTGCCAAAAGTGAGGATTCATTTGGAGACTTCAGCCAGATTTGTCGCAATAC harbors:
- a CDS encoding efflux RND transporter periplasmic adaptor subunit: MDSQHRPSPDSEQQTTSKKHRRGIGAIGWAVIGAVFFGGLLAIGILPRLSQKSELQAAVKEASTLPSINVITPRRATGATKLELPGSVVALNQTTIYARSTGYLKRWYADIGDRVQAGQLLAEIDSPDIDQQVLQAKAEVAQAQANVSQTRASLAKSVSDLKQAQANLLIARQSWQRWSVLVKQGAVPQQDADTRYATYQANLANVEAAKNTINSDSANVKAAQANAYAIQANFQRNTVLQSYKKVTAPFAGVITARNVNTGVLISAGNGNTSNSTSNTNTSNTSLYTIAAYDNLNVNVSVPQSLSQSLQTGQTAQITVRELPQRVFTGKVIRTSNAIDPTTRTLLTQLEVQNLDATLRPGMYANVRFAINRTNPPFIVPDSALVVNGGGTQVATVTKDHTVHYQKVAVGRDYGTEVEITSGLTGNESLIATPTVDETEGLRVQPVAQRK
- a CDS encoding efflux RND transporter permease subunit; this encodes MWIVKIALRLPYTFAIAALMIAILGAVTIFSTPVDIFPAINIPVVSVVWTYTGTTSEEMAQRIVTISERAMTTTVGDIEHIESQSLSGVSVVKVFFQPNANIASAVAQITSVSQTILRPLPPGITPPFIIQYNASSVPIIQMSVSSKSLPEEALFDYATNFVRTQLATVQGASIPLPYGGKPRQIMVDIDPQAMLANGVSAQDVTNAVSAQNLVLPAGDMKIGDRNFAVQINNSPSVVEALNDLPIKQINGTVISIRDVAQVRDGFGVQSNIVRQNGRRSSLLSILKSGNASTIDVIERVKKTLPRIQSTLPPELNLAFLFDQSIFVKASIEGVLKEGLIAACLTAVMILIFLGSWRSTVIVAISIPLSMLVSIIVMSRLGQTFNIMTLGGLSLAVGILVDDATVEIENIHRNLGQGKPIKRAILDGAQQIATPALVATLCICIVFVPVVFLSGVAKYLFVPLAMAVVFGMLASYVLSRTVVPTMASYLLPAEVDWHRESEDHNGHSDNHHTDSPVQNNNGRDNHHSDSPVQNNNGRDNHHSHSSLVEIHDNRDHHTDSPVQNNNGHDNHHQKSEATTTTAKSVKKDWIWRLHEKFNRQFEKLRSWYYNLLTSALNHRRIVFVLFGAFIVSAGVLLPFVGQDFFPEVDGGQFSLHVRALPGTRLEETERIVSQVEGVIRQTVPKENLSLILDNIGLPTSGINLTYGYNGATIGSADADILVSLKESGATFSYVKELRQKLKATFPSYTFFFEPADIVTQILNFGLPAAVDVQISGPLKNSKGNFEIAQQIAARMTRIPGAVDVHLQQVVDAPKLRLDVDRTEAQQLGMTQRDVANSVLTSLSSSGQAAINQWLDPKKGVSYTLAVQVPQYKLDSIDSLKNTPVGNGQTAPQLLGNLASVKRDTVMQVVNHYNIQPVFDIYANSSGRDLGGVASDVNRIIADYQKKLPKGSQINVRGQVQTMNSSFLGLGLGLVFAIVLVYCLMVVNFQSWLDPLIIMMALPSALAGIVWMLFVTRTTFSVPSLMGAIMSIGVATSNSILMITFANDQRQEGENAYKAALAAGYTRLRPVLMTALAMLIGMVPMSLGLGEGGEQNAPLGRAVIGGLSAATVATLIFVPVVYSMLRRQQPRPIDQDDDDLNFSDSQTAYSLSSSQGKS
- a CDS encoding PadR family transcriptional regulator, with amino-acid sequence MLKLAVLGLLQREPLNGYRLKQQLEMFMSCSICVNYGAIYPLLKRMEEQGEAILCAEQGEEGGQCGKVYEITPLGKTTWYQEMLAYPHESWVNMRSRFFIKFFFFSHLLPEERVQLIEHRLMLCQLRLAEKKALEVTDDLYQAKVQKRAVEVIKSEIEWLIEQLQTEQLQLAQTSTSVSFNRKNF
- a CDS encoding NB-ARC domain-containing protein, producing the protein MSVIPENVLLAFAEKLCLSNSEIEVFLYAVEGQSPNAIAKKLAISAEAVRKRLSEVYKKFNVTGSGPGKLTKLQQVIESEYQASLLNITQNRQDWGEAPGVCVFYGRVAELSGLRQWLIEDNCQLVAILGMGGIGKTALSVKLAKEVQENFEYLIWRSLRNAPPVAEMLANLIGFLSDERETDLPETVDGRVTLLINYLRERRCLVVFDNTETILQEGDRAGQYRQEYEDYGQLLRRVGEEAHQSCLVLTSREKPKEFAPLEGKASPVRTLSLVGLGEIEGQEILQDKGLFGSQQEWAKLVEKYSGNPLALKLVSEPIRELFDGDIAAFLTEGEIIFGDTRNLLDQQFERLSEIEKEIIYWLAIKRELVSLDELLNALVRTLPKREVMEALESLRRRSLIEQRTALFTLQSVVMEYMTDQLIEQVCHEITTCNIRLFTSHALMEATAKDYIRNTQITLIIKPIIDRLSTIFRYARNIEHHLYQILLSLQQIPQTAGYAGGNLLNILCQLQIDFSGYDFSHLTIWQAYLQGVNLHRVNFTNADLAKSVFSETLVSVSSVAFSPNGKLLATGDADGKTYLWQVDDGKLLLSCTGHSSWVKSVAFSPDGQTLASGSDDQTVKLWDVHDGNCLKTLDGHSNWVRSVAFSPDGQTLASGSEDQTVKLWNVHTGKCLITLQENTNRIMSVAFSPDGQILASCSEKQTVKLWDVRNGKCLKILQGHSSWVRSVAFSPDGQTLATGSDDQTVKLWDVRDAKCLKTLEGHTNRVWSIAFSPDGQTLASGGDDPTVKLWDLRDGKCLKTFQGHTNRVRSVAFSPDGQTLASGSENQTVKLWNVQDGKSLTTLQGNSNRVRSVAFSPDGQILASGSEKQTVKLSDVRNDKFLKILEGHNSWVRSIAFSPDGEILASGSEKQTIKLWDVHTGQCLKKLQEHTNRIRSVAFSPNGEILASGSDDQTVKLWDVYTGKCLQTLKGHTSWVRSVAFSHDGQTLASGSENQRVRLWNIYTGECLHILEGHSNRIRSVTFSPDGQTLASGSDDQTVKLWDVYMGKCLTTLQEHTNRVWSVAFSPDGQILASASEDQTIKLWDVYNGKCLKTLQGANWVKSVAFSLDGQTLISGSQDETIKLWDVSTGECLRILRSPRPYEKMNITGVTGLTAAQLVTLKALGAVENGEQK